The Dickeya poaceiphila DNA window ATAGTGGTTATCTTTAATAATATCAGTGATTTTGGATGCAAGCTGGGCCTTTAAAAACATAGTTGTTGAATCTGGTAGATCCAGATCTTCATAGACATTACCACTGCTAACTTCGATTTTGTTTTTCATGTTATTTTCCTCTTAAACTATTTGCGTGTTCTTCAGCCTGTTTCAACCTTTCACGGATCTTATCCATATCTGGTTTTGGTGTTGCGATGCCTTTTTTAGATTTTTTCTTAAACACATGCAAAACATATACGGCATCTTCAATTTTAACTGTATAAACAGCCCGATACGTATCAGTTTCGTAATCCTCAACGACCTCAAGAACGCCAGCACCGCTAAATCCGGTCATCACTTTGGCATCGCTGTGCTTTTTCCCACATTGAGCCAAATGCAGGGCATAGCCGAAAACATCCTGAACCTCTTCAGGCATTTCCTTCATGTCTTTCCTTGCGCTGGCAATCCAATACAAATTTTTAAGCATCGCATCATCTGTGTTGTTATATCCATATGGGAATAATTTATACCTATATGGGTATAGAGTCAAGCCGAAAGAGCGAGAAATAAATGCATTAAAATACAATGGTCTATTAGATTTTCTTTGGGTGAGCGGCCAGAAATTTTGTAGTCGCGTGAGACAAAAACTTGAAACTCGGAGAACTGAATGAAGCCGTATTGGTTTTAATCGGCGTTAATGCTGTGGTGTAAGGTATAAATTCTGACTTGTGGTTTTCATTAAATAAAATCATCTTCCTGTATTGATAATTATCAAAAATATGATAAATGATAATATATAACAAATACAAGGAGGTGTAATGTATAAAAATAATGATGAAGCTATTGATTGGGAAGCCAAGCGACTTTTAGATGATGGGATCTATACCAATACAGAACAAGCCTATTTAGAGGCAGAGAAACTAGTAAACCAGATAAGGGAACAAGCAAAACAGCGCCAGATAAAGCAACAATTTAAATTGAAAATTAAGTCAATCAAGAAAAAAATTGGTAATGGTTATTATTATGCGGATGTCCCTTATGCCAACAAGAAAAAACATTGGGGAGAACATAAATGACCAGAAAAGATATCAAACAACAAATTGCTTCAGCACAGGAACGTTTATATTTCTTGGAAGCTAAAAAGAAACAACAAACAAAAAAAGAAAACACACGCCAGAAAATTATTTTCGGTGCAGAGGTTGCCAAAGTCTTAGGTTGTGATATTGGTTATGTAGATAAAGAATTAGTCTTTGGTGTTCTGCTCAATATATCTAATCTACCTGAGCGTGATATTGAAAGGTATAAAGCACAGGGCCAAGTCTATATCGAAAATGTTATAAATAAATCCAAATGTTAATTATTTTTTTCACGTCCGAACGGTGAACCGGCCTAAAACTTGCTTTTAGGTCGGTGAGCTGTTGAGCAAGCCCTAGAGGGCGCGGTAGCTTGTCTAAGGTAGTAGGCGTGACAGAATAATATGACTGTCTGCTCTGAGCGAGGAGCAG harbors:
- a CDS encoding type II toxin-antitoxin system RelE/ParE family toxin, which translates into the protein MLKNLYWIASARKDMKEMPEEVQDVFGYALHLAQCGKKHSDAKVMTGFSGAGVLEVVEDYETDTYRAVYTVKIEDAVYVLHVFKKKSKKGIATPKPDMDKIRERLKQAEEHANSLRGK
- a CDS encoding conjugal transfer protein TraD: MTRKDIKQQIASAQERLYFLEAKKKQQTKKENTRQKIIFGAEVAKVLGCDIGYVDKELVFGVLLNISNLPERDIERYKAQGQVYIENVINKSKC